One genomic segment of Dehalococcoidales bacterium includes these proteins:
- the rpmG gene encoding 50S ribosomal protein L33 yields the protein MAKKGEARTVITLACNECRERNYTTEKNKRNDTQRLELNKYCPRCRVSRPHREVK from the coding sequence ATGGCAAAAAAAGGCGAAGCAAGAACGGTAATCACTCTTGCCTGTAATGAGTGTAGAGAGCGCAACTACACGACTGAAAAAAACAAGCGTAACGACACTCAACGGCTTGAGTTAAATAAATACTGCCCGCGATGCCGGGTAAGTCGGCCGCATCGTGAGGTTAAATAG
- the rplA gene encoding 50S ribosomal protein L1 has translation MTQHSKRYQEALQSVDRQESYILVDAIALIKEMPKAKFDETVELHLRMGLDPRNSSQQVRGVALLPHGLGKTVRVLVFAQGEAVKIAENAGADFVGGEDLAKKIEEGWLDFDTAIATPEMMGKVGKLGKILGRRGLMPNPKAGTVVPAEDLPRVIEDARKGRVEFKLDRTAIIHVPVGKASFEAERLKENLYSIMDAILKAKPTGAKGQYIKSAFLTTTMGPGIKLDLKEVMAISVS, from the coding sequence ATGACACAGCATAGCAAGAGATATCAGGAAGCGCTTCAATCCGTAGACCGCCAGGAAAGTTATATCCTGGTGGACGCGATAGCACTTATCAAGGAAATGCCCAAGGCTAAGTTTGACGAAACTGTTGAACTTCACCTTAGAATGGGGCTTGATCCACGTAATAGTTCCCAGCAGGTCAGAGGAGTAGCGTTGTTACCGCATGGACTTGGTAAAACAGTACGGGTGTTGGTATTTGCCCAAGGCGAAGCAGTAAAAATCGCTGAGAACGCCGGAGCTGATTTTGTTGGCGGGGAAGATCTCGCTAAAAAGATTGAAGAAGGATGGCTTGATTTTGATACAGCCATTGCCACGCCGGAAATGATGGGCAAGGTTGGTAAGTTGGGTAAAATCCTGGGAAGGAGAGGCTTGATGCCAAATCCCAAGGCTGGTACAGTTGTACCTGCCGAAGATCTCCCGAGGGTTATCGAAGATGCTCGTAAGGGTCGAGTTGAGTTCAAGCTTGACCGCACTGCTATTATCCATGTTCCGGTGGGTAAAGCTAGTTTCGAGGCCGAAAGGCTTAAGGAGAATCTTTACAGCATCATGGATGCTATATTGAAAGCCAAGCCCACGGGCGCAAAAGGGCAATACATAAAGAGTGCTTTTTTGACAACTACAATGGGGCCTGGTATAAAGCTGGATCTTAAAGAGGTAATGGCTATTTCGGTCAGTTAA
- a CDS encoding metal-dependent transcriptional regulator, with translation MGIRHSASIEDYLEAIMLLSENGEKVTVTRISHAMGVKKPSVTSAITRLVENGLATHEKYGEIHLTGKGLKTACDVYKRHQALKRFLIDILDIKEDVASEDACRMEHYLSSVSMERLDKFIEYVTSCPQGRPYWLEGFNYYLNHGERNPEHLAVCSDRCKASQDGL, from the coding sequence TTGGGCATTCGCCATTCAGCCAGTATTGAAGACTACCTTGAAGCAATTATGCTCCTTTCCGAGAATGGAGAAAAAGTAACCGTTACCAGAATTAGCCATGCAATGGGAGTTAAGAAACCGAGTGTGACCTCGGCGATTACCAGGCTTGTCGAAAACGGTCTTGCGACACATGAAAAGTATGGAGAGATCCATTTAACCGGGAAAGGCTTGAAGACCGCGTGTGATGTCTACAAGAGGCATCAAGCCTTGAAGCGTTTTCTGATTGACATCCTGGATATAAAAGAGGACGTTGCCTCTGAAGATGCTTGCCGTATGGAGCATTATCTCAGTTCTGTTAGCATGGAAAGACTAGACAAATTTATTGAATATGTTACGAGCTGCCCTCAAGGACGGCCTTATTGGTTGGAAGGTTTTAATTATTATTTAAACCATGGAGAAAGAAATCCTGAACATTTGGCTGTATGTTCAGACAGATGCAAGGCATCTCAGGATGGCTTGTAG
- the tuf gene encoding elongation factor Tu gives MAKQKFDRTKPHCNVGTIGHVDHGKTTLTSAITMVLAKHIGGQNIYRDFFTIDNAPEEKARGVTIAISHIEYETKNRHYAHIDCPGHADFVKNMITGAAQMDGAILVVSAPDGPMPQTREHVLLARQVEVPAIVVALNKCDLMEDEELLELVEMEVRDLLAKYNYTGDDLPVVRVSALKALECGCGKEECRWCGSIIKLMDAVDNYIQVPPRPTDQPFLLSVEDVFSIKGRGTVATGRVERGVVKVGDEVELVGLHHEPRKVVVTGVEMFHKMLDRAEPGDAVGVLLRGVDREDIERGQVLAAPGSIKPRSYANAEVYVLGKDEGGRHTPFFNGYKPQFYIRTTDVTGEIELEKGVEMVMPGDNTKMRVKLIYPVAMEKGLRFAIREGGRTVGAGSITEIIE, from the coding sequence ATGGCAAAACAGAAGTTTGACAGGACTAAACCACACTGTAATGTAGGAACCATTGGTCATGTAGACCATGGCAAAACAACGTTAACCTCGGCTATCACTATGGTACTGGCCAAGCATATAGGTGGCCAGAATATTTACCGGGATTTTTTCACTATCGATAATGCGCCTGAGGAAAAGGCCAGGGGCGTTACTATTGCTATTTCCCATATTGAGTATGAAACAAAAAATCGCCACTATGCTCATATTGACTGCCCCGGACACGCAGACTTCGTTAAAAACATGATCACCGGCGCTGCTCAGATGGATGGCGCTATCCTGGTAGTCAGTGCTCCAGATGGCCCCATGCCTCAGACCAGGGAACATGTGTTGCTTGCTCGTCAGGTCGAAGTACCAGCTATCGTTGTTGCTTTAAACAAATGCGATCTTATGGAAGACGAAGAGCTTCTTGAACTGGTAGAAATGGAAGTAAGAGATCTTCTGGCAAAATACAATTACACTGGTGATGATTTGCCTGTTGTTCGCGTAAGTGCTCTTAAAGCCCTTGAATGCGGTTGCGGCAAAGAAGAATGTCGTTGGTGTGGTTCCATCATTAAACTGATGGATGCCGTAGATAACTATATTCAGGTACCTCCTCGGCCCACCGACCAGCCTTTCCTGCTTTCGGTTGAAGATGTTTTCTCCATCAAAGGTCGCGGAACAGTAGCTACCGGTCGTGTAGAACGCGGCGTTGTCAAAGTTGGAGATGAAGTCGAGTTGGTTGGTCTTCATCACGAGCCGCGCAAGGTTGTTGTAACCGGCGTTGAAATGTTCCACAAAATGCTTGATCGAGCTGAGCCTGGTGATGCAGTTGGTGTCCTTCTTCGGGGCGTAGATCGTGAGGATATCGAAAGAGGGCAGGTTCTCGCAGCTCCGGGTAGCATTAAACCGCGTTCCTATGCTAACGCAGAGGTATATGTTCTTGGCAAAGATGAGGGAGGGCGGCATACTCCATTCTTTAATGGTTACAAACCACAGTTCTATATCCGCACTACTGACGTGACTGGCGAAATTGAGCTTGAAAAAGGCGTCGAAATGGTGATGCCTGGTGATAACACCAAGATGAGAGTTAAACTAATCTATCCGGTAGCGATGGAGAAAGGTTTAAGGTTTGCAATCCGGGAAGGTGGCCGCACTGTTGGTGCCGGCTCGATCACCGAGATAATAGAATAA
- a CDS encoding YifB family Mg chelatase-like AAA ATPase: protein MLARVFSCALIGLEGAIVEVEADISPGLPSFTIVGLPDTAVQEARERVRAAIRNSGFSFPPRRITVNLAPADLKKVGPSYDLPIAIAILIGSGQCQGDLSNMLLLGELSLDGSLRHTNGILPMVAFAREKKMAAVIVPESDVAEAALVEDINIACFKNLRQLSDAISSPEPLFFYQPESSDYIASKPADWVDMSTIKGQEHVKRALEVAAAGSHNIVMSGPPGSGKTMLARALSSILPPMTQNEAIEVTKIYSISGLLPPDTPLVLNRPFRAPHYTISSAGMVGGGSWPKPGEISLSHRGVLFLDELPEFGSSKLEMLRQPLEDRTVTISRVKGSVSFPANFMLVGAMNPCPCGYYNDPIKTCSCSPSAIARYQQRLSGPFNDRVDIFVNAPFVDYEKLTSERCGEKSGSIANRVAAARNRQLERFQGNLVLSNSDMRAENIADYCVTDDTACSLLREGMRQLHLSARGYHRILKLARTIADLEESHLIKAHHIAEAMQYRPR from the coding sequence ATGCTTGCCAGAGTATTTAGTTGTGCCCTGATCGGACTCGAAGGGGCGATTGTAGAAGTTGAAGCAGATATTTCCCCTGGTCTACCATCTTTCACGATTGTAGGCCTCCCCGACACTGCTGTACAGGAAGCCCGTGAAAGAGTCAGGGCGGCAATCCGTAATTCCGGTTTTTCCTTTCCTCCGCGTCGGATTACGGTTAACCTTGCTCCAGCCGACCTTAAGAAAGTCGGGCCTTCTTATGATCTGCCAATCGCAATTGCTATCTTGATTGGCTCCGGGCAATGCCAGGGTGACCTTTCAAATATGCTTCTCCTCGGCGAGCTTTCTCTTGACGGGAGTTTGCGCCACACTAACGGAATCCTGCCTATGGTTGCTTTTGCCAGAGAAAAGAAAATGGCTGCCGTAATCGTTCCTGAAAGCGATGTGGCTGAAGCCGCACTGGTAGAAGACATTAATATAGCCTGTTTTAAAAACCTGCGCCAACTCTCAGACGCAATATCTTCTCCTGAGCCGCTCTTTTTTTACCAACCGGAAAGTTCTGATTATATAGCCTCAAAGCCTGCAGACTGGGTGGATATGTCCACTATCAAAGGCCAGGAGCACGTTAAGAGAGCACTCGAAGTGGCAGCCGCTGGGTCACATAATATTGTGATGTCTGGCCCACCGGGAAGCGGAAAAACAATGCTTGCAAGAGCATTATCTTCTATCCTTCCTCCGATGACCCAAAACGAAGCTATCGAGGTAACCAAGATTTATTCTATTAGCGGATTACTCCCTCCAGACACCCCGCTAGTACTCAACCGGCCATTCCGGGCACCCCATTATACTATCTCCAGCGCTGGCATGGTTGGCGGAGGCTCATGGCCAAAACCCGGTGAAATCAGCTTAAGCCACCGCGGTGTACTGTTTCTGGACGAACTACCCGAATTCGGGTCTTCCAAATTGGAAATGCTCAGGCAACCTCTGGAAGACCGGACTGTAACTATCAGTCGTGTAAAAGGCAGTGTTTCCTTCCCGGCAAATTTCATGCTCGTAGGGGCGATGAATCCATGTCCGTGCGGTTATTATAATGATCCAATAAAAACCTGTTCTTGTTCGCCCTCTGCAATCGCCAGATATCAGCAAAGGCTCAGTGGCCCTTTTAATGACCGCGTTGATATTTTTGTAAATGCGCCATTTGTTGATTACGAGAAGCTAACCTCGGAAAGATGCGGTGAGAAGTCTGGAAGCATCGCAAACAGAGTGGCAGCCGCAAGAAACAGGCAGCTGGAACGATTTCAGGGGAATCTTGTGCTTTCCAACTCTGATATGCGCGCTGAAAACATCGCCGATTATTGCGTAACCGACGATACTGCGTGCAGCTTGTTAAGAGAAGGCATGCGTCAACTGCATCTGTCAGCTCGCGGATATCACCGCATATTAAAGCTTGCCAGAACTATTGCAGATTTGGAAGAAAGTCATTTAATCAAGGCTCATCACATAGCTGAAGCCATGCAGTATCGCCCCAGATGA
- a CDS encoding YlxR family protein, with the protein MSTSKHVPQRCCVACRRVAPKRELVRIVASPEGVMVDETGKKKGRGAYICPVLECWETALKKDKLPHSLHRSITTEEKAGICEYLEKLERSI; encoded by the coding sequence ATGAGTACTTCTAAACATGTTCCCCAGCGCTGTTGTGTTGCTTGCCGGCGGGTAGCTCCCAAACGGGAGCTTGTGCGAATTGTCGCCAGTCCGGAAGGGGTTATGGTTGATGAAACCGGGAAGAAAAAAGGCCGCGGAGCTTATATATGCCCGGTGTTGGAATGCTGGGAAACTGCTTTGAAAAAAGATAAACTCCCTCATTCGCTGCATCGGAGTATTACGACTGAAGAGAAAGCTGGCATCTGCGAGTATTTAGAAAAGCTTGAGAGGAGTATTTGA
- the nusG gene encoding transcription termination/antitermination protein NusG, translating into MAGAVQPKTANDDMKWYVVHTYSGYEERVVKNLEQRRRSMDLDGDIEEVLIPKEEEVEIKNGQRCTVNKKILPGYILVRMRLNDLSWAIVRNTPAVTGFVSSGNKPTPLAESEVGWIKRQVEAEAPRVKVGLRQGQSVRVVDGPFIDFIGTVDEVDSDKGKVKVLLSLFGRETPVQLDLLQVEKL; encoded by the coding sequence ATGGCAGGAGCAGTACAACCAAAAACCGCCAACGATGATATGAAGTGGTATGTTGTGCATACCTATTCCGGTTACGAAGAGCGAGTGGTCAAGAACCTGGAGCAACGTAGGCGGAGCATGGACCTCGATGGGGATATTGAAGAAGTTCTTATTCCCAAAGAAGAAGAAGTCGAGATCAAAAACGGGCAACGTTGTACAGTGAATAAGAAGATTCTGCCCGGGTATATATTAGTGCGTATGCGGCTTAATGACTTGAGTTGGGCTATCGTGCGCAATACTCCGGCAGTAACCGGTTTTGTATCTAGTGGAAACAAGCCGACCCCGCTAGCAGAGTCTGAGGTTGGGTGGATTAAACGACAGGTTGAGGCTGAAGCACCGCGAGTAAAAGTGGGTCTTCGGCAGGGACAAAGCGTGCGTGTGGTGGATGGACCCTTTATCGATTTTATCGGCACGGTTGATGAAGTAGACTCTGATAAGGGTAAGGTTAAAGTCTTACTATCACTTTTCGGGCGCGAAACTCCTGTGCAGTTGGACTTATTGCAAGTAGAAAAGCTTTAA
- the nusA gene encoding transcription termination factor NusA: protein MKSDFMLAITQLSAEKNLSKEVVLGAVESALVSAYRKNNFVPNQNIVVKINPSSGEVAVWAQKKVVSHVTDSRQEISLTDAKRLDKKAALDDEIMVESTPNNAGRIAAQTAKQVILQRLHDAEHSAIYAEYADKVGDIITGTVRRVDTRNTYVDLGRAEALLSTQDQSPNERYRVGQRLKVYLVEVAETSRGPQLVASRAHPGLLKRLFELEVPEIFNGTVEIKEIAREAGYRSKVAVAARQQGVDPVGCCVGLRGIRIQNIVNELNGEKIDVIAWNPDSAVFITNALSPAHVSEVRINRNEKAAEVIIPDKQLSLAIGKEGQNVRLAVKLTGWRIDIKSLSQAEEERAEYEARRAEEEAEAALAATEQELETITEQSPVEEVSEEIEPDLIPVTIEAGDRSLPRKDSGPALRFAEDVLIPPPAKPEPKKKKKKTTKKEQAEDGIRLNKQKRDILYADDEDEYF, encoded by the coding sequence ATGAAGAGTGACTTCATGCTCGCCATAACTCAGCTATCGGCAGAAAAAAATCTTTCAAAAGAGGTGGTACTGGGAGCGGTGGAATCCGCGCTTGTATCAGCTTATCGCAAGAATAATTTCGTTCCCAACCAGAATATTGTCGTCAAGATCAACCCCTCTTCCGGGGAGGTTGCCGTATGGGCGCAAAAAAAGGTAGTAAGCCACGTTACTGATTCCCGTCAGGAAATCAGCCTGACTGATGCAAAGCGCCTGGATAAAAAGGCTGCTCTTGATGATGAAATCATGGTAGAATCTACCCCCAATAATGCGGGGCGAATAGCAGCTCAAACCGCCAAGCAGGTTATCCTGCAGCGTCTTCACGATGCTGAACACAGCGCTATTTATGCCGAGTATGCAGATAAAGTCGGTGATATTATTACTGGTACTGTCCGCCGGGTTGACACCCGCAATACCTATGTAGATTTGGGCAGGGCTGAAGCACTGCTCTCTACCCAGGATCAGTCCCCAAACGAACGCTATCGGGTAGGGCAAAGATTGAAAGTATACCTGGTTGAAGTCGCAGAAACATCTCGCGGCCCTCAACTGGTAGCCTCTCGTGCTCATCCCGGTTTATTAAAGCGGCTTTTCGAGCTTGAAGTACCCGAGATATTCAATGGTACTGTGGAAATTAAAGAAATTGCGCGCGAGGCAGGTTACCGTAGTAAAGTTGCAGTTGCTGCCCGTCAGCAGGGCGTGGATCCTGTTGGTTGTTGTGTTGGTTTGCGCGGAATTCGTATACAAAATATCGTCAACGAACTAAATGGCGAAAAAATAGATGTAATTGCCTGGAATCCCGATTCTGCTGTATTTATTACCAATGCGTTGAGTCCGGCTCATGTTTCGGAAGTCAGGATCAACCGAAATGAAAAAGCTGCTGAAGTAATCATCCCCGATAAACAACTTTCACTTGCTATTGGTAAAGAAGGTCAGAATGTTAGATTGGCAGTAAAATTAACCGGGTGGAGAATAGATATCAAAAGCCTTTCCCAGGCTGAAGAGGAAAGGGCTGAATACGAAGCCAGACGAGCTGAAGAAGAAGCTGAGGCAGCTCTGGCTGCTACCGAACAGGAACTTGAGACAATTACAGAACAATCGCCCGTCGAAGAGGTATCTGAAGAAATCGAGCCTGATTTGATACCGGTAACAATCGAAGCAGGTGACCGGTCGCTGCCGCGTAAAGATTCCGGGCCTGCTCTCAGATTTGCCGAAGATGTTCTTATACCGCCACCGGCTAAACCGGAGCCCAAGAAAAAGAAAAAAAAGACCACCAAAAAGGAACAGGCGGAAGACGGTATACGCTTGAATAAGCAAAAGCGGGATATACTGTATGCAGATGATGAGGATGAGTACTTCTAA
- the rplL gene encoding 50S ribosomal protein L7/L12 → MSDKKTEVMEIIKGMTVVELADLVKALETEFGVSAAAPVAVAAPAAGGAGEAAPAEEEKTEFDVILKAVGDNKINVIRAVREITSLGLKESKDLVEGAPKPVKEGISKDEAQAAKTKLEAAGATVEIK, encoded by the coding sequence ATGTCTGACAAAAAAACAGAAGTAATGGAAATCATCAAAGGTATGACTGTTGTTGAGCTGGCTGATTTGGTGAAAGCCCTCGAAACAGAATTCGGTGTTAGTGCTGCTGCTCCGGTAGCGGTTGCTGCACCCGCAGCTGGTGGAGCTGGTGAAGCAGCGCCTGCTGAGGAAGAGAAAACAGAATTCGATGTTATTCTTAAAGCCGTCGGCGATAACAAAATTAACGTCATTCGTGCAGTACGTGAAATTACCAGTCTTGGCCTGAAGGAGTCCAAAGACTTGGTAGAAGGCGCACCCAAGCCAGTAAAAGAAGGCATCAGCAAGGATGAAGCCCAGGCTGCTAAAACCAAACTTGAAGCCGCTGGTGCTACCGTAGAAATCAAGTAA
- the rplJ gene encoding 50S ribosomal protein L10 produces the protein MQRKAKIREHKVKVVKEVAESFKKSQVVVLTNYSGMTTADITALRRKLKAGGVEYRVVKNTLARFAADESGQSFDRSIFNGPVAAAFGFDDPVVAAKLVVDFAKNGDIPISIVGGIIGDSLLSADDVKELAQLPSREILLAKVVGGIQWPLTGLVSCLAGPIRGLAYILQARINQLEEA, from the coding sequence ATGCAAAGAAAGGCCAAAATACGAGAACACAAAGTAAAGGTTGTCAAAGAAGTAGCCGAATCTTTTAAAAAGAGCCAGGTTGTAGTGCTAACCAACTATTCTGGTATGACCACTGCAGATATCACTGCGCTCAGGCGTAAACTGAAAGCTGGTGGAGTCGAATACAGGGTTGTAAAAAACACACTTGCACGTTTCGCCGCGGATGAATCAGGCCAAAGTTTTGACCGTAGTATCTTCAACGGTCCAGTTGCAGCTGCTTTTGGGTTTGACGATCCGGTAGTGGCAGCAAAATTGGTTGTAGATTTTGCCAAGAACGGCGATATTCCCATTTCAATTGTCGGTGGAATCATTGGAGATTCCCTTCTTAGCGCAGATGATGTTAAAGAACTGGCGCAATTACCTTCGCGCGAAATACTACTGGCTAAGGTAGTCGGCGGCATACAGTGGCCGCTTACTGGGCTTGTCAGTTGTCTTGCCGGGCCTATCAGGGGTCTGGCTTATATATTACAGGCAAGAATAAATCAACTTGAGGAGGCATAA
- a CDS encoding FeoA family protein has protein sequence MKSNCFPLALAPAYSNLEIVEVVAGHGLKTRLGDMGIIPGAEIKLVSPATTGPVIIEVKSCRLALGRGVAQRIMVIEKPKLEG, from the coding sequence TTGAAAAGTAATTGTTTTCCGCTTGCTCTGGCTCCGGCTTACAGTAATCTGGAAATAGTAGAAGTCGTAGCCGGGCATGGTTTAAAAACTCGCCTCGGCGACATGGGCATAATACCAGGGGCTGAAATAAAACTGGTGAGTCCGGCAACAACCGGACCAGTTATTATTGAGGTTAAGAGCTGCCGGTTGGCTTTGGGTAGAGGTGTTGCTCAGCGTATTATGGTTATCGAAAAACCAAAATTGGAGGGGTAG
- the rplK gene encoding 50S ribosomal protein L11 has protein sequence MAKKVKAKIKLQIEAGKANPAPPIGPALGQHGVNIMGFCKEYNERTAKYAGSVIPVEITVYVDRTFSFVTKTPPASDLLKKAVGRDKGAGAPGRDAPIKISREKLREIANTKLPDLNAYDVEGAERIIAGTARNMGIKVED, from the coding sequence TTGGCTAAGAAGGTAAAAGCAAAAATTAAATTACAGATTGAAGCCGGTAAGGCCAACCCGGCTCCTCCTATTGGCCCAGCCTTGGGTCAACATGGAGTCAACATTATGGGTTTCTGCAAGGAGTACAACGAGAGAACCGCCAAATACGCCGGTTCTGTAATACCCGTAGAGATAACAGTATATGTTGACCGAACATTCAGTTTTGTCACCAAAACTCCGCCAGCCTCAGATCTTTTGAAAAAGGCTGTTGGAAGGGACAAGGGAGCTGGAGCTCCTGGCAGAGATGCCCCTATAAAGATTTCTCGTGAAAAACTGCGGGAGATTGCAAATACCAAGCTCCCCGATTTGAATGCATACGATGTTGAAGGAGCCGAGCGTATTATAGCCGGTACCGCCCGTAATATGGGTATCAAGGTGGAAGATTAG
- a CDS encoding site-2 protease family protein, whose translation MGQGILIGKVFGISIRLHLSWFIIFGLVTWALASNYFPANYPNWSTGLAIGVSFATSLLFFSSVLFHELSHSLMAKKYGIPVSSITLFILGGVAEIAEEPRKPKEEFMVALAGPLSSVIIGLIFAVLWLALPLKAEVFIAVSFWLAWINLMLGLFNLTPGFPMDGGRVLRALIWWKTGNLDKSTRIASNIGQGVGLLFIIGGVSLVFYGMLLNGLWISIIGWFIRSAAASSYRQLTLRQLMKGHKVKEVMADDCLLIDPEMSIEQLVNEHVISSGRRCFAIGGSGIVQGVITLKDIKNLSRNNWSETSVEQVMTPLKDLHIIGPEEDLGEAFKLLTEKNVNQLPVIAEGKLQGMLARDNLLNFISLKEGLGLE comes from the coding sequence TTGGGCCAGGGAATATTGATTGGAAAAGTATTCGGAATATCAATTCGTTTACATCTTTCATGGTTTATAATATTTGGCCTGGTTACCTGGGCTTTAGCCTCAAACTACTTTCCAGCCAATTATCCAAACTGGTCTACCGGGCTTGCTATTGGGGTTAGTTTTGCCACTAGTCTGTTATTTTTTAGCTCAGTGCTCTTTCACGAATTATCACATAGCCTGATGGCTAAAAAGTATGGTATTCCGGTATCTTCAATAACACTATTTATTCTTGGTGGTGTTGCTGAAATAGCTGAGGAGCCACGAAAACCAAAAGAAGAATTTATGGTTGCTCTGGCTGGCCCTCTTTCCAGTGTGATTATAGGATTGATATTTGCTGTATTATGGCTTGCCCTTCCGCTGAAAGCCGAAGTCTTTATTGCAGTTTCTTTCTGGCTGGCCTGGATTAATTTAATGCTGGGGTTGTTTAACTTGACGCCCGGATTTCCAATGGATGGAGGGAGGGTTTTAAGGGCTTTAATCTGGTGGAAAACTGGAAATCTTGACAAGTCTACCCGCATTGCTTCGAACATTGGCCAGGGTGTTGGACTTCTGTTTATTATTGGAGGCGTTTCCCTGGTTTTTTATGGAATGCTGTTAAACGGTTTGTGGATTAGTATCATAGGCTGGTTTATCCGGAGCGCTGCAGCTTCCAGTTATCGACAACTGACTCTCCGGCAATTGATGAAGGGCCATAAGGTAAAGGAAGTAATGGCTGATGATTGCTTGCTTATCGATCCGGAGATGAGCATAGAGCAGCTTGTTAATGAACATGTCATCTCCAGTGGGAGACGCTGCTTTGCTATTGGCGGTTCGGGAATCGTACAAGGTGTGATTACTCTAAAGGATATTAAAAACCTTTCACGTAACAACTGGAGCGAAACCAGCGTTGAGCAGGTTATGACACCGCTGAAAGATCTACATATTATCGGTCCTGAGGAAGACCTTGGAGAAGCATTTAAACTATTAACAGAAAAAAATGTAAACCAGTTGCCAGTAATTGCAGAAGGTAAGTTGCAGGGAATGCTAGCCAGGGATAACCTCCTCAATTTTATCAGTTTAAAAGAAGGGCTTGGCTTAGAATGA
- the secE gene encoding preprotein translocase subunit SecE yields the protein MANKPVEKKPSRFRKFGEIIGELKKVTWLTRRETLYLTGLVLIVAVFMGVVLGLIDWGFSAMIDKLFLGG from the coding sequence ATGGCTAATAAACCCGTAGAAAAAAAACCTTCAAGGTTCCGTAAATTCGGTGAAATAATCGGCGAGCTCAAGAAAGTCACCTGGCTCACCCGCCGAGAGACTCTGTATCTCACCGGGCTGGTGCTTATTGTAGCGGTTTTCATGGGAGTTGTTCTTGGCCTGATTGACTGGGGTTTTAGCGCTATGATTGATAAGTTGTTTCTTGGTGGATAA